A single genomic interval of Mycolicibacterium holsaticum DSM 44478 = JCM 12374 harbors:
- a CDS encoding CocE/NonD family hydrolase, with amino-acid sequence MIKYSWPVWEAAYPCNGQKEVKMAHDGQGMQIDWDVEIEADDGLLLRADVYRPTEGRHPVLLCYTPYGKGLNFAEGRPDQWTALCTQHPDVPTGSSNRYANWETIDPEKWVPHGYAVVRVDSRGMGRSPGYVDHWSPRETQDYYDCIEWAGTQSWSTGRVGLIGISYVAMNQWQVAALRPPHLAAICPWEGCSDHYRDARRHGGILSTFIVRWYRNRIDKAQFGVGERGGRNPVTDVPVFGDETLPPEVRAQNRADLIAELHDHPTFDEYFESLNADLSAIEVPLLSAANIGGQGLHLRGNVEGFLRAGSRRKWLEFHNLEHWTHFYTDYGRELQRRFFDHFLKDEPNGWDDVPPVILNVRHVDGTTSLRYERDWPLPGTDWTKLYLDHFDQRLDRKPPAGERQASYQALSGGLTYRTVFDVDTEITGPSAVKLFVSSSTRDVDLFLVLRVFDPLGDEVTFAGANDPHTPVSLGWLRGSHRKLDPVQSTPYRPYHTHDDPTPLVPQTVYELDVEIWPTSIVVPAGYTLALTVQGHDYQHESSDSQTSVDWYNPADAMHGDTRDRPADVFGGTVTLHSSDRQLPYVILPVIPAEPRRNSGNSAD; translated from the coding sequence ATGATCAAATATTCGTGGCCGGTGTGGGAGGCAGCGTACCCGTGCAACGGGCAGAAAGAGGTGAAGATGGCCCACGACGGCCAAGGTATGCAGATTGATTGGGATGTCGAGATCGAAGCCGATGACGGCCTACTCCTTCGCGCAGACGTCTACCGCCCGACGGAGGGGCGACATCCGGTACTTCTCTGCTACACCCCGTATGGAAAAGGGCTGAACTTCGCCGAAGGCCGGCCGGATCAATGGACCGCCCTCTGCACCCAGCACCCCGATGTCCCCACGGGCTCCAGTAATCGCTACGCCAATTGGGAGACGATCGATCCCGAGAAATGGGTTCCACACGGGTACGCGGTGGTGCGTGTCGACTCACGGGGCATGGGGCGCAGCCCCGGATATGTGGACCACTGGTCCCCTCGCGAGACGCAAGACTATTACGACTGCATCGAGTGGGCTGGAACCCAATCCTGGAGTACCGGCCGGGTCGGACTCATCGGAATCTCCTATGTCGCAATGAATCAGTGGCAGGTTGCCGCATTGCGACCACCGCACTTGGCGGCCATCTGTCCGTGGGAGGGTTGTTCCGATCACTACCGCGACGCACGCCGCCACGGCGGGATCCTGTCGACGTTCATCGTCCGCTGGTATCGCAACCGGATCGACAAGGCGCAGTTCGGCGTTGGCGAACGTGGCGGGCGAAATCCCGTCACAGATGTGCCGGTCTTCGGAGACGAAACCTTGCCGCCCGAGGTCCGTGCGCAAAATCGTGCCGACTTGATTGCCGAACTTCACGACCATCCCACGTTCGACGAGTACTTCGAGTCGCTCAACGCGGACCTGTCGGCCATCGAGGTGCCGCTGTTGTCTGCGGCCAACATCGGCGGGCAGGGCCTTCACTTGCGCGGTAACGTCGAGGGCTTCCTGCGCGCGGGGTCGCGGCGGAAGTGGCTTGAGTTCCACAACCTCGAGCACTGGACCCATTTCTACACCGATTACGGGCGGGAACTGCAAAGGCGCTTCTTCGACCACTTTCTCAAGGACGAGCCGAACGGCTGGGACGATGTTCCCCCGGTAATTCTCAACGTTCGCCACGTCGACGGGACTACGTCGCTTCGATACGAACGGGACTGGCCCCTTCCAGGGACTGACTGGACAAAGCTGTACCTAGATCATTTCGACCAAAGGCTCGACCGGAAGCCACCCGCAGGCGAACGGCAGGCGAGCTACCAGGCTTTGAGCGGCGGCCTCACTTACCGTACGGTTTTCGACGTCGATACGGAGATCACCGGGCCCTCGGCCGTGAAGCTCTTCGTCTCGTCATCGACGCGTGACGTCGACCTTTTCCTGGTGCTGCGGGTCTTCGACCCCCTTGGCGACGAGGTCACGTTTGCCGGCGCGAACGATCCGCACACTCCGGTCTCGTTGGGTTGGCTGCGCGGATCGCACCGAAAGCTCGATCCCGTTCAGAGCACGCCCTATCGGCCCTACCATACCCATGACGATCCGACGCCTCTTGTGCCGCAGACCGTTTACGAGCTCGACGTCGAAATCTGGCCGACGTCGATTGTCGTCCCGGCCGGCTACACACTCGCCCTCACGGTGCAGGGGCACGACTATCAGCATGAGTCGTCCGACAGCCAAACCTCGGTGGACTGGTACAACCCCGCCGACGCAATGCACGGAGACACCCGGGATCGACCCGCGGACGTCTTTGGCGGGACGGTCACCCTGCACTCGTCCGATCGTCAACTGCCTTATGTCATCTTGCCTGTCATACCAGCCGAACCTCGGAGGAACAGTGGGAATTCAGCAGATTGA